A single region of the Pseudomonas sp. VD-NE ins genome encodes:
- a CDS encoding class III extradiol ring-cleavage dioxygenase translates to MFPSLFISHGSPMLALEPGASGPALARLAAELPKPKAIVIVSAHWESHELLVSSHAQPETWHDFGGFPRALFEVQYPAPGNPQLAAEIAALLTANDLPARLDPQRPFDHGVWVPLSLMYPLADIPVVQVSLPTRAGPALQTRVGRALASLRDQGILLIGSGSITHNLHELDWHAGPESVEPWARDFRDWVIEKLAADDEAALHDYRQQAPHAVRSHPSDEHLLPLYFARGAGGEFSVAHKGFTMGALGMDIYRFG, encoded by the coding sequence ATGTTTCCCAGCCTGTTTATTTCCCATGGTTCGCCCATGCTGGCGCTGGAACCCGGCGCCAGTGGCCCGGCGCTGGCGCGTCTGGCCGCCGAATTACCCAAACCCAAAGCCATCGTGATCGTCTCCGCCCATTGGGAGAGCCACGAACTGCTGGTCAGCAGCCATGCACAACCGGAAACCTGGCACGACTTCGGCGGCTTCCCTCGTGCACTGTTTGAAGTGCAATACCCGGCGCCGGGCAATCCGCAACTGGCTGCGGAGATCGCCGCACTGTTGACTGCCAACGATCTGCCCGCACGCCTCGATCCACAACGGCCATTCGATCACGGTGTCTGGGTACCGTTGTCGCTAATGTACCCGCTGGCGGATATTCCAGTGGTGCAGGTCTCCCTGCCAACCCGTGCTGGCCCGGCGCTGCAAACCCGGGTTGGCCGGGCGCTGGCAAGCCTGCGTGATCAAGGCATTTTGCTCATTGGCTCCGGCAGCATCACGCACAATCTGCATGAACTGGACTGGCATGCCGGCCCGGAAAGTGTCGAGCCGTGGGCGCGGGATTTTCGTGACTGGGTGATCGAGAAATTGGCGGCCGACGATGAGGCGGCGCTGCATGATTATCGCCAGCAGGCGCCGCATGCGGTGCGCAGCCATCCGAGCGATGAGCATTTGTTGCCGTTGTATTTTGCCCGGGGCGCGGGGGGTGAGTTCAGCGTGGCGCATAAAGGCTTCACGATGGGTGCGCTGGGCATGGATATCTATCGCTTCGGCTGA
- a CDS encoding DEAD/DEAH box helicase translates to MTQETGGFAAFNLNPNILAAVAATGYEEPSAIQQQSIPIIMAGQDMIGQAQTGTGKTAAFALPILHRIDPAKREPQALILAPTRELALQVATAFETYAKQMPGVTVVAVYGGAPMGPQLKAIRNGAQIVVATPGRLCDHLRRDEKVLSTVNHLVLDEADEMLKLGFMDDLEVIFKALPATRQTVLFSATLPQSIRAIAERHLRDPQHVKIQTKTQTVTAIEQAHLLVHADQKTSAVLSLLEVEDFDALIMFVRTKQATLDLASALDAKGYKAAALNGDIAQNQRERVIDSLKDGRLDIVVATDVAARGLDVPRITHVFNVDMPYDPESYVHRIGRTGRAGREGRALLLVTPRERRMLQVIERVTGQKVAEVRLPDAQAVLDARIKKLTNSLSPLVADAESTHGELLDRLTADIGCTPRALAAALLRKATNGQALNLAAIEKERPLVPNNAPRGDRPERTGDRPDRGDRERRAPMPLGEGRARCRTALGARDGIAAKNLLGAILNEGGLAREAIGRIQVRDSFSLVELPEDGLDKLLTKLKDTRVAGKQLKLRRYRED, encoded by the coding sequence ATGACCCAGGAAACCGGCGGATTCGCCGCTTTTAATCTTAACCCGAATATTCTTGCAGCCGTCGCAGCGACTGGCTACGAAGAGCCTTCGGCGATTCAGCAGCAATCGATCCCGATCATCATGGCCGGCCAGGACATGATTGGTCAGGCGCAAACCGGTACCGGTAAAACCGCCGCGTTCGCACTGCCTATTCTGCACCGCATCGATCCTGCCAAGCGCGAACCGCAAGCCCTGATCCTGGCGCCAACTCGTGAGTTGGCGCTGCAAGTAGCAACCGCTTTTGAAACCTACGCCAAGCAAATGCCGGGCGTTACCGTTGTGGCCGTTTACGGCGGCGCGCCGATGGGCCCACAACTGAAAGCAATCCGTAATGGCGCACAGATCGTTGTCGCCACTCCGGGCCGTCTGTGCGACCACCTGCGTCGCGACGAAAAAGTTCTGTCGACCGTGAACCACCTGGTTCTCGACGAAGCTGACGAAATGTTGAAACTGGGCTTCATGGATGACCTGGAAGTCATCTTCAAGGCTCTGCCAGCGACCCGTCAGACCGTTTTGTTCTCGGCTACCCTGCCGCAGTCGATCCGCGCCATTGCCGAACGCCACCTGCGCGATCCGCAACACGTTAAGATCCAGACCAAGACCCAGACCGTTACCGCGATCGAACAGGCTCACCTGTTGGTTCACGCTGACCAGAAGACTTCGGCCGTTCTCAGCTTGCTGGAAGTGGAAGATTTCGACGCTCTGATCATGTTCGTGCGTACCAAGCAAGCGACCCTGGATCTGGCCAGCGCCCTCGACGCCAAAGGCTACAAAGCCGCGGCGCTGAACGGTGACATCGCCCAGAACCAGCGTGAGCGCGTCATCGACTCGCTGAAAGATGGCCGTCTGGACATCGTTGTCGCGACCGACGTAGCTGCTCGTGGTCTGGACGTTCCGCGCATCACTCACGTGTTCAACGTTGACATGCCGTACGATCCGGAATCCTACGTTCACCGTATCGGCCGTACTGGCCGTGCCGGTCGCGAAGGTCGTGCACTGCTGCTGGTGACTCCACGTGAGCGCCGCATGCTGCAAGTGATCGAGCGTGTAACCGGTCAGAAAGTTGCCGAAGTACGCCTGCCGGACGCTCAAGCCGTTCTCGATGCGCGCATCAAGAAACTGACCAACAGCCTGTCGCCGCTGGTGGCTGATGCTGAATCGACTCACGGTGAGCTGCTCGATCGTCTGACTGCAGACATCGGCTGCACTCCGCGTGCTCTGGCTGCTGCGCTGCTGCGCAAAGCCACCAACGGTCAAGCGCTGAACCTGGCGGCGATCGAGAAGGAACGTCCACTGGTGCCGAACAACGCACCGCGCGGCGACCGTCCTGAGCGCACCGGTGATCGTCCTGATCGTGGTGACCGCGAGCGTCGCGCGCCAATGCCTTTGGGCGAAGGCCGTGCTCGTTGCCGTACCGCGCTGGGCGCGCGTGACGGTATCGCTGCGAAAAACCTGCTGGGCGCCATCCTCAACGAAGGCGGTCTGGCCCGTGAAGCGATCGGCCGCATCCAGGTGCGTGACAGCTTCAGCCTCGTCGAGCTGCCGGAAGATGGTCTGGACAAACTCCTGACCAAACTGAAGGACACTCGCGTTGCTGGCAAGCAGTTGAAGCTGCGTCGCTATCGCGAAGATTGA
- a CDS encoding crotonase/enoyl-CoA hydratase family protein → MNQPCPGRVSRERRGHVHLIGLDRAAKRNAFDLALLNDLSLAYGEFEADSEARVAVVFGHGEHFTAGLDLVNASSALAQGWQVPTGGCDPWGVFVGPRVSKPVIVAAQGYCLTIGIELMLAADINLCASNTRFAQMEVQRGIFPFGGATLRFQQIAGWGNAMRWLLTGDEFDAHEALHLGLVQEVMASEDLLPRAIELAERIARQAPLGVQATLMSARQARYEGETAAAQGLPALVKKLLASEDAKEGVRSLVERRPGIFKGI, encoded by the coding sequence ATGAATCAGCCCTGCCCCGGCCGCGTCAGCCGTGAACGTCGTGGCCACGTCCATCTGATTGGCCTGGATCGAGCGGCCAAGCGCAATGCTTTCGACCTCGCCCTGCTCAATGACCTGAGCCTGGCCTACGGCGAGTTCGAGGCCGACAGCGAAGCGCGGGTGGCGGTGGTGTTCGGGCATGGCGAGCACTTTACCGCTGGCCTGGATCTGGTCAACGCCAGTTCCGCCCTCGCCCAGGGCTGGCAGGTTCCGACCGGCGGTTGCGATCCGTGGGGCGTTTTCGTCGGGCCACGGGTGAGCAAACCAGTGATTGTCGCCGCGCAGGGTTACTGCCTGACCATCGGCATCGAGCTGATGCTGGCAGCCGATATAAACCTGTGTGCGAGCAATACCCGCTTCGCGCAGATGGAAGTGCAGCGTGGGATCTTTCCTTTTGGTGGTGCGACTTTACGTTTTCAGCAGATCGCCGGTTGGGGCAACGCGATGCGCTGGCTGCTGACCGGCGATGAGTTTGATGCGCACGAGGCGTTGCACCTGGGGCTGGTGCAGGAAGTCATGGCCAGCGAAGACCTGTTGCCGCGGGCGATTGAATTGGCTGAGCGGATTGCCCGGCAGGCGCCGCTGGGGGTGCAGGCGACGTTGATGTCGGCGCGCCAGGCGCGATATGAAGGTGAGACGGCGGCGGCGCAAGGGTTGCCGGCGTTAGTGAAGAAGTTGTTGGCCAGTGAAGATGCCAAGGAAGGTGTGCGGTCGCTGGTGGAACGGCGGCCTGGCATATTCAAGGGGATCTGA
- a CDS encoding spermidine synthase has product MTEERVEHLLAEVQDEFGVIRVLEVADYRFLEFGDAIEQSCVFTADPSWLEYDYTRAMLIGALCHEQPESALFLGLGAGTLTQACLKFLPLEDVEAIELRPDVPRLAIEYLGLDDDPRLYIRVGDALELLPSAEPADLIFVDLYTDVGPGVGHLAWSFLGDCQKRLNPGGWLVINQWATDDGKPLGAALLRGLYHRHYWELPVKEGNVILIVPADLDQELDMQALTARAEALAPKLGYSLQSLINSIRPAT; this is encoded by the coding sequence ATGACTGAGGAGCGCGTCGAGCATCTGCTCGCCGAAGTACAGGATGAGTTCGGCGTGATTCGCGTGCTGGAAGTGGCCGATTACCGCTTTCTCGAGTTCGGCGATGCGATCGAGCAGAGCTGCGTGTTCACCGCCGACCCGAGCTGGCTCGAATACGATTACACCCGCGCAATGCTGATCGGCGCGTTGTGCCATGAGCAGCCGGAGAGCGCGCTGTTTCTCGGACTGGGCGCCGGGACGCTGACTCAGGCTTGTCTCAAGTTTCTGCCGCTGGAAGATGTCGAAGCCATTGAACTGCGTCCGGATGTGCCGCGCCTGGCCATCGAATACCTTGGCCTGGACGATGATCCACGCCTGTACATTCGCGTCGGCGACGCGCTGGAGTTGCTGCCGAGCGCTGAGCCGGCGGATCTGATTTTCGTCGATCTGTATACCGATGTCGGGCCGGGCGTCGGGCATCTGGCCTGGAGTTTTCTTGGCGACTGTCAGAAACGCTTGAATCCGGGTGGCTGGCTGGTGATCAATCAGTGGGCCACCGATGACGGCAAGCCGTTGGGCGCGGCGTTGTTGCGCGGGCTCTATCACCGGCATTACTGGGAGCTGCCGGTGAAGGAGGGCAACGTGATTCTGATTGTGCCGGCGGACCTCGATCAGGAGCTGGACATGCAGGCGTTGACTGCCCGGGCGGAGGCGCTGGCGCCGAAGTTGGGGTATTCGTTGCAGTCGTTGATCAACAGTATTCGCCCGGCCACCTGA
- a CDS encoding class II 3-deoxy-7-phosphoheptulonate synthase has translation MSQPWSPDSWRALPIQQQPQYPDAAHLRQVEQTLASYPPLVFAGEARELRRQFAEVTQGRAFLLQGGDCAESFAEFSAAKIRDTFKVLLQMAIVMTFAAGCPVVKVGRMAGQFAKPRSANDETIDGVTLPAYRGDIVNGIGFDEKSRVPDPERLLQSYHQSTATLNLLRAFAQGGFADLHQVHKWNLDFIANSALAEKYSHLADRIDETLAFMRACGMDSSPQLRETSFFTAHEALLLNYEEAFVRRDSLTNDYYDCSAHMLWIGDRTRQLDGAHVEFLRGVNNPIGVKVGPSMDPDDLIRLIDVLNPDNDPGRLNLIARMGANKVGDHLPALIRAVQREGKQVLWSSDPMHGNTIKASSGYKTRDFAQILGEVKQFFQVHEAEGSYAGGIHIEMTGQNVTECIGGARPITEDGLSDRYHTHCDPRMNADQSLELAFLIAETLKQVRR, from the coding sequence ATGAGCCAACCGTGGAGCCCTGACAGCTGGCGCGCCCTGCCGATCCAGCAACAACCTCAATACCCCGACGCCGCGCACCTGCGCCAGGTCGAGCAAACCCTGGCCAGTTATCCGCCACTGGTGTTTGCCGGCGAAGCGCGCGAACTGCGCCGTCAGTTTGCCGAAGTCACTCAGGGCCGGGCCTTCCTGCTGCAGGGCGGCGATTGTGCGGAAAGCTTCGCCGAATTCTCCGCAGCGAAAATTCGCGACACCTTTAAAGTGTTGCTGCAAATGGCGATCGTCATGACCTTTGCCGCCGGTTGCCCGGTGGTCAAGGTCGGGCGCATGGCTGGCCAGTTCGCCAAGCCGCGCTCGGCCAACGACGAAACAATCGATGGCGTGACCCTGCCGGCTTATCGCGGCGACATCGTCAACGGCATCGGTTTCGACGAGAAAAGTCGCGTACCGGATCCGGAGCGTCTACTGCAGTCCTATCACCAGTCCACCGCCACGCTGAACCTGCTGCGCGCGTTCGCTCAGGGCGGCTTTGCCGACCTGCATCAGGTGCACAAGTGGAACCTCGACTTCATCGCCAACTCGGCGCTGGCCGAGAAGTACAGCCACCTCGCCGACCGCATCGATGAAACCCTGGCGTTCATGCGCGCCTGTGGCATGGACAGCTCGCCGCAACTGCGCGAAACCAGTTTCTTCACCGCCCACGAAGCGTTGCTGCTGAACTACGAAGAAGCCTTCGTACGCCGCGACAGCCTGACCAACGATTACTACGATTGCTCGGCGCACATGCTGTGGATCGGCGACCGCACCCGTCAGCTTGACGGCGCTCACGTCGAATTCCTGCGTGGCGTGAACAACCCGATCGGCGTGAAGGTCGGCCCGAGCATGGATCCCGACGATCTGATCCGCCTGATCGATGTGCTCAACCCGGACAACGATCCGGGGCGCCTGAACCTGATTGCGCGGATGGGCGCGAACAAGGTCGGCGATCATCTGCCAGCGCTGATCCGCGCGGTGCAGCGTGAAGGCAAGCAAGTGCTGTGGAGTTCCGACCCGATGCACGGCAACACCATCAAGGCCAGCAGCGGCTACAAGACCCGCGACTTTGCACAGATCCTTGGCGAGGTGAAGCAGTTCTTCCAGGTGCACGAAGCGGAAGGCAGTTATGCCGGCGGCATTCATATTGAAATGACCGGGCAGAATGTCACCGAGTGCATTGGTGGTGCGCGGCCGATTACTGAAGACGGATTGTCGGATCGCTATCACACCCACTGTGATCCACGGATGAATGCTGATCAGTCGCTGGAGTTGGCGTTCCTGATTGCCGAAACCCTGAAACAGGTTCGCCGCTAA
- a CDS encoding winged helix-turn-helix domain-containing protein, whose amino-acid sequence MPATVSFSLKQARRLALAAQGFNGRQPPTVMAPHLNRLIERLGLLQIDSVNAVVRSHYLPLFSRLGSYSSDLLDQAAWSSGRRRTLFEYWGHEASLLPLSMYPLLCWRMQRARRGEDIYQQLAKFGREQQDVVRRVLNSVEEQGALGAGSLSTREDKAGPWWDWSAEKHALEWLFAAGEVTVAGRRGFERLYDLPERVIPSSILQQALPDEAEAQRGLLLHAVQALGVGTEKDLRDYFRLNPADARPRLAELVEAGQLQMCEVAGWRQIAYCLPEPKVPRKVAASALLSPFDSLIWERSRTERLFDFRYRLEIYTPQDKRVYGYYVLPFLHNERIAARVDLRAERAAGQLAVHAVHEEEPGLDEQGMLALAVNLQRMADWLGLARVQLNCQRESAARLRVALAQIGGD is encoded by the coding sequence ATGCCCGCAACAGTATCCTTTTCCCTCAAACAGGCGCGACGACTGGCGCTGGCGGCCCAAGGCTTCAACGGGCGCCAGCCGCCGACTGTCATGGCGCCGCACCTCAACCGGCTGATCGAACGGCTGGGCTTGTTGCAAATCGATTCCGTCAACGCCGTAGTGCGTTCGCACTACCTGCCGCTGTTTTCCCGTCTCGGTTCCTATTCTTCCGATTTGCTCGACCAGGCCGCCTGGAGTTCGGGCCGACGTCGCACGTTGTTCGAATACTGGGGCCATGAAGCGTCGCTGCTGCCGCTGTCGATGTATCCGTTATTGTGCTGGCGGATGCAGCGGGCCAGGCGGGGCGAGGATATTTATCAGCAACTGGCCAAATTCGGTCGCGAGCAGCAGGACGTGGTTCGTCGGGTCTTGAATTCGGTGGAAGAGCAGGGCGCACTCGGGGCCGGCAGTCTGTCGACCCGTGAAGACAAGGCCGGACCGTGGTGGGACTGGAGCGCGGAAAAGCATGCGCTGGAGTGGTTGTTCGCCGCCGGTGAAGTGACGGTGGCGGGGCGTCGCGGATTTGAGCGTTTGTATGATCTGCCTGAGCGGGTGATTCCCTCTTCGATCCTTCAGCAAGCGTTACCTGACGAGGCTGAGGCGCAGCGTGGGTTGCTGCTGCACGCGGTGCAGGCACTGGGCGTCGGCACTGAAAAAGACCTGCGTGATTACTTTCGCCTGAACCCGGCGGATGCGCGTCCGCGTCTGGCCGAACTGGTTGAAGCAGGGCAACTGCAAATGTGCGAAGTCGCCGGTTGGCGGCAAATAGCCTATTGCCTGCCGGAGCCGAAAGTCCCACGCAAGGTGGCGGCCAGTGCGCTGTTGTCGCCCTTCGATTCATTGATCTGGGAGCGCAGCCGCACTGAGCGTTTGTTCGATTTTCGCTATCGGCTGGAGATTTACACACCGCAGGACAAGCGGGTTTACGGCTATTACGTGTTGCCGTTTTTGCACAACGAGCGGATTGCCGCGCGGGTTGATCTGCGTGCGGAACGGGCGGCCGGGCAGTTGGCAGTGCATGCGGTACACGAGGAAGAGCCGGGGCTGGATGAGCAGGGGATGCTGGCGCTGGCGGTGAATTTGCAGCGGATGGCGGATTGGCTGGGGCTGGCGCGGGTGCAGTTGAATTGTCAGCGCGAGAGTGCAGCGCGGTTGCGGGTGGCATTGGCGCAGATTGGGGGCGACTGA
- a CDS encoding DUF1127 domain-containing protein, giving the protein MKGQREYVDDAKFSGHGHIVSDLLHKFSRWYELHRERELLASLSDEALKDIGVSRADVEHEAVRPFWDDPMHK; this is encoded by the coding sequence ATGAAAGGTCAAAGAGAGTATGTAGACGACGCAAAATTTTCCGGCCACGGCCATATCGTTTCCGACCTGTTGCACAAGTTTAGCCGCTGGTACGAATTGCACCGTGAACGCGAGTTGCTTGCCAGTCTGAGCGACGAAGCGTTGAAGGATATCGGGGTCAGTCGTGCCGACGTTGAACACGAAGCCGTGCGGCCGTTCTGGGATGACCCGATGCATAAATGA